From the Pseudomonas sp. SORT22 genome, one window contains:
- a CDS encoding TetR/AcrR family transcriptional regulator, translated as MDQSSYPGAPDPSHLEVYEPASPAPIKPNSTGRRNRARILREAARSFACKGFAATTIGDVARSSGLPKANINYYFSSKQNLYQQVLEMVAVPYLQAFALLQPDSEPGPALGGMIRANLRLIRKQPWAAKVLAAELLHGARQLPGSHIEHLQGEVERSLDCLRQWIARGQLAALDPQHLLISLWATTLAYANFGSQLMAGGVGKINESELEAGAQTLTQLLLRGVINA; from the coding sequence ATGGACCAGTCAAGTTACCCGGGCGCCCCTGACCCTTCGCACCTCGAGGTCTACGAGCCGGCCAGCCCGGCACCGATCAAGCCCAACAGTACCGGGCGGCGCAACCGTGCGCGGATCCTGCGCGAGGCGGCCAGAAGCTTTGCCTGCAAGGGCTTCGCCGCCACCACCATTGGCGATGTGGCGCGCTCGAGCGGGCTGCCCAAGGCCAATATCAACTACTACTTCAGCTCCAAGCAGAACCTCTACCAGCAGGTGCTGGAGATGGTCGCCGTGCCCTACCTGCAGGCTTTCGCCCTGCTGCAGCCCGACAGCGAACCCGGCCCCGCCCTGGGCGGCATGATCCGCGCCAACCTGCGGCTGATCCGCAAGCAGCCCTGGGCGGCGAAAGTGCTGGCGGCTGAATTGCTGCACGGCGCGCGGCAGTTGCCTGGCAGCCATATCGAACATCTGCAGGGTGAGGTCGAGCGCAGCCTCGATTGCCTGCGCCAGTGGATTGCCCGTGGCCAGTTGGCGGCGCTCGACCCGCAGCACCTGCTGATCAGCCTGTGGGCAACCACCCTGGCCTACGCTAATTTCGGCTCGCAACTGATGGCCGGCGGTGTCGGCAAGATCAACGAGAGCGAGCTGGAAGCGGGCGCGCAGACCCTCACGCAACTGTTGCTGCGTGGAGTGATAAACGCCTAA
- a CDS encoding heme-binding protein has translation MLSKAVLTQHEVAQLLAAARVEAQANQWPVSIAVVDDGGHPLALERLDGCPPISAYIAQEKARTAALGRKDSKVYEDIINGGRTAFLSVPVLNATLEGGVPLRVDGQVIGAVGVSGVRSEQDAQVAKVAIAALLATLGS, from the coding sequence ATGCTCAGCAAGGCCGTACTGACCCAACACGAAGTCGCGCAACTGCTTGCCGCCGCCCGCGTCGAAGCCCAGGCCAACCAGTGGCCGGTGAGCATCGCCGTGGTCGATGACGGCGGCCACCCGCTGGCCCTCGAACGCCTGGACGGCTGCCCGCCGATCAGCGCCTACATCGCCCAGGAAAAAGCCCGCACCGCGGCTCTGGGGCGCAAGGACAGCAAGGTCTATGAAGACATCATCAACGGCGGGCGCACGGCCTTTCTCTCGGTGCCGGTGCTCAACGCCACCCTCGAAGGCGGCGTGCCGCTGCGGGTGGACGGTCAGGTGATCGGCGCGGTGGGTGTTTCCGGGGTCAGGTCGGAGCAGGATGCGCAGGTGGCCAAGGTGGCGATCGCCGCGTTGCTGGCGACCCTGGGCAGCTAA